The genomic segment AGGCCGGATGGTCGGCCTTCGACACAACGTAGGCCGCTGGAATGCCCGCCTTTGGGCAATCCAGCTTGACGGGCTCAAGCGACCGGGTTTGCACGCGATCGATCGCGCGACCTGATTCTTTGTTGGCGTGCGGGAAGCACGGCAGTCGGGGCGGCGCGCCTGAACGCGCCGCCCGTCACACGCTTTACTCGGCGGCCATCGGCGCAGCCTCCGCGGGGACGACGCGGGCTGCGCAGAATTTGAACTCGGGAATCTTTCCAAGGGGGTCGAGAGCGGGGTTGGTCAGAAGGTTGGCGGCGGCTTCCGCGTAGCAGAAGGGCATGAAGATCATGCCGATCGGAACGTCCCGGTCGGAGCGCACCTTCAACACGACGGCGCCGCGCCGTGTTTCCAACCGCATCGACCCGCCGGGCCGGAGACCAAGCCGGTAGAGCTCCTTGGGTGCCATGAAGGCCACCGCCTCCGGCTCCAGCGCGTCGAGCACGCCCGCGCGCCGGGTCATCGAGCCCGTGTGCCAGTGTTCGAGCACGCGGCCGGTCGAGAGCACCATCGGGAACTCGTCGTCCGGCACCTCGTCCGGCGGCACGATCGCCGCGGGCACGATCTTGGCGCGACCGCTCTCGGTCGGGAAGCCGGCATAGAAGATGATCTCGTTGCCGGGCTGGTCCGGAGCATCGACCGGATAGGTCACCGCCCCCTCGCGCTCCAGCCGCTCCCAGGTAATGTTGTTCAAGGACGGCATCACCTGCGCCATCTCGGCGAAGATATCGGCCGGGCCGCCGTAGTTCCAGTCGAGGTCGAGGCGTCGGGCCAGTTCCTGGATGATCCACCAATCCTGGCGCGCATCGCCCGGAGGGGCGACGACGGGCTGGGCGATCTGCACGCGCCGGTCTGTGTTGGTGAAGGTGCCGGCCTTCTCGGCAAAGGCCGAGGCCGGCAGCACCACGTCGGCGTGGAAGGCGGTCTCGGTCAGGAACAGGTCCTGCACCACGAGGTGGTCGAGCATCGCCAGCGCGTGGCGGGCGTGGTTGAGGTCGGGGTCGGACATCGCCGGGTTCTCGCCCTCGACGAACATGCCCTTAATCTCGCCCGCGTGGATCGCGCGCATGATCTCGACCACGGTGAGGCCCTTCTGCGGATCGAGGGACTGGCCCCAGAACTCCTCGAACAGCTCGCGCACCGCGTCCTTCTCGACCGACTGATAGTCCGGGTAGACCATCGGGATCAGGCCGGCATCGGACGCGCCCTGGACGTTGTTCTGGCCGCGCAACGGGTGCAGGCCGGTGCCGGGCCGGCCGATTTGGCCGGTGATGAGGGCGAGCGCGATCAGGCAGCGCGAGTTGTCGGTGCCGTGGACGTGCTGGCTGACGCCCATGCCCCAGAAGATGAGCGACGACTTGGCCCGGGCGTAGAGCCGGGCGACCTCGCGCAGGGTCTCGGCGTCGATGCCGCAGACCGAGGCCATCTTCTCCGGCGTGAAGTCGACGATCTTCTCGCGCAGAGCCTCGAAGTTCTCGGTGTAGCCGGCGATGTACTGCTCGTCGTAGAGGCCCTCCGTGACGATCACGTTGAGCATCGCGTTGAGCATCGCCACGTCGGAGCCGGGGCGGAAGGCGAGGTGCCGATAGGCGTGGCGCGAGAGCGTCTGGCGCCGCGGGTCCATAATGATCAGCTTGGCGCCGCGCTGCTTCACCGCGTTCTTGAGGAAGGTGGCAGCGACCGGATGGTTCACGGTCGGGTTGGCGCCGATGACGACGATGACCTCGGCGTCGAGCGCTGCCGAGAAGGGAGCGGTGACGGCGCCGGAATTCAGGCCCTCCATCAGCGCCGCGACCGACGAGGCGTGGCACAGGCGCGTGCAGTGATCGACGTTGTTGGTGCCGAAGCCGAGGCGGACGAGCTTCTGGAAGAGGTAGGCCTCCTCGTTCGACCCCTTGGCCGAGCCGAAGCCCGCCAGCGCCTTGCGCCCGTTGGTGTCACGGATCGCCTTCAGGCCGCCCGCTGCGCGGTCGAGCGCCTCGTCCCAGGTCGCCTCGCGGAAATGCGTCCAGGGGTTGGCCGGATCGACCTGATCGTTGGCGTCCTTGGGCACGTTCTCCAGGCGGATCAGCGGCACCGTCAGGCGGTGGGGGTGGTGGACGTAGTCGAAACCGAAGCGGCCCTTCACACAGAGCCGGTTCTGGTTGGCCGGTCCGTTCACGCCCTCGGCGTAGACGATGCGCTCGTCCTTGACCTTGTAGGAGACTTGGCAGCCGACGCCGCAATAGGGGCAGAGCGACTTCACCTCGCGGTCGGGATAGACCGTCCGGGTCTGGTTGGCGTCGAGATAGGCAGCCGGCATCAGCGCGCCGGTCGGGCAGGCCTGGACGCACTCGCCGCAGGCGACGCAGGTGGAGCCACCCATCGGATCGTCGAAGTCGAACACGACCTTGGAGCCCGCGGCTCGGTAGGCCATGCCGATCACGTCGTTGACCTGAACCTCGCGGCAGGCGCGCACACAGAGATTGCACTGGATGCAGGCGTCGAGGTTGACGCTCATCGCCGGGTGGCTGACGTCGCTGGTCCAGCGCTCGGCCGCCGGGAAGCGGCTCTCGGTCACGTCGAGAACGTCGGCCTGCACCCAGAAATGCGACGACGGGTCATGCGAGGTCGCGCGCTCGGGCTGATCGGCCACGAGCAGTTCGAGCACCATGGCGCGGGCCTTGGTGGCGCGCTCGGTGGCCGACTTCACCTTCATGCCGATGGCGGGCGTACGCTTGCACGAGGCGGCGAGCACGCGCTCGCCCTCGATCTCGACCATGCAGGCGCGGCAATTGCCGTCCGGGCGGTAGCCGGGATCGGGCTTGTGGCAGAGATGCGGGATATGCGTGCCGAGGCGCTTGGCGACCGCCCAGATCGTCTCGCCGGGCTGGGCCTCGACCTGTTGGCCGTCGAACTCGAAGGCGATGGTCGCGGGCGCGACCGGGGCGTCCTTGATGCCGTAGGTGCCGGAAGGGTCGGGCGCGGCCTGGCCACCCGACTTGGCGCCCTGCGAGTAGGCGCCGCCGGAGGTCGATGGCGCGCCATTTGCCGGCCCGCCGGCATCCTGACGTTCGTCGGCGCGGATCTCGGGCTGTTCGATCTTGTTGCCGTGCGGTTCGGGGCCGTTGCTCATGCGTCCGCTCCAGGCTCTGGCATCGTGTGAGGAGACATCGTCGGGCTGGGCGTCACTCGGCCGCCACGGCCCGCGGCTCCGGGAAGAGATCGGGGAAGTACTTGATCACGGTGCTGACGGGGTTCGAGGCCGCCTGACCGAGACCGCAGATCGAGGCATCGCGCATGCACTGCGCCAGCTCGCCGAGGAGATCGGTGTCCCACACGCCGTTCTCCATCAGCATGCGGGCCTTCTGCGTGCCCGAGCGGCAGGGCGTGCACTGCCCGCAGGACTCGTCCTCGAAGAACTTCATCAGGTTCAACGCAGCACCGCGCACATCGTCCTGATCGGACAGGATCACGACCGCGGCCGAACCGATGAAGCAGCCGTATTTTTCCAGCGTGCCGAAATCGAGCGGGATGTCGTTCATCGAGGCCGGCAGGATGCCGCCCGAGGCTCCGCCCGGCAGGTAGGCCGCGAAGCTGTGGCCGTCAGAGATGCCGCCGCAATACTCGTCGATGAGTTCCTGGATGGTCAGGCCGGCGGGCGCGAGCTTGACGCCCGGCTCCTTGACCCGGCCCGAAACCGAGTAGGAGCGCAGGCCGACGCGGCCGTTGCGGCCATGGCTCTTCCACCATTCGGCGCCGCGCTCGATCAGGTCGCGCACCCAGAACAGCGTCTCGATGTTGTTGATCAGCGTCGGGCGGTTGAACAGGCCGACCTGGAACGGGAAGGGCGGCTTGTGCCGCGGCAGGCCGCGCTTGCCCTCCAGCGACTCGATCAGCGAGGATTCCTCACCGCAGATATAGGCGCCGGCCCCACGGCGCAGGTGGATGCGGGTGCCGCCCTCGGGGAGCTTCGCGATCTCGCGGGCCAGGATCTCGCGGGAGATCGGGTACTCGTCGCGCAGGTAGATGTAGACCTCGGCGGCCTCGACGACGTGGGCACCGATCAGCATGCCCTCAAGGAAGCGGTGCGGGTCGGTGTTGAGGTAGAGCTGGTCCTTGAAGGTGCCGGGCTCGCCCTCGTCGCCGTTGACCGCCATCAGCCGGGGGCCGGGCTCGCCGCGCACGGAGCGCCACTTGCGGCCGGTGGGGAAGCCAGCGCCGCCGAGGCCGCGCAGGCCGCCGTCGTCGAGCACCTTCAGCACGTCATCGACCGACAGTTCGCCGCTGCGCAGCCGCTCCAGGGTCGCGTAGCCGCCGCCGGCCCGGTAGGCGTCGTAATCGACGTAAGTGGGGATGTGGGCGTGGGTGTCCTCGGCCTCGACCGCCG from the Methylorubrum extorquens genome contains:
- the fdh1A gene encoding tungsten-containing formate dehydrogenase, alpha subunit (Evidence 2a : Function from experimental evidences in other organisms; Product type e : enzyme); the protein is MSNGPEPHGNKIEQPEIRADERQDAGGPANGAPSTSGGAYSQGAKSGGQAAPDPSGTYGIKDAPVAPATIAFEFDGQQVEAQPGETIWAVAKRLGTHIPHLCHKPDPGYRPDGNCRACMVEIEGERVLAASCKRTPAIGMKVKSATERATKARAMVLELLVADQPERATSHDPSSHFWVQADVLDVTESRFPAAERWTSDVSHPAMSVNLDACIQCNLCVRACREVQVNDVIGMAYRAAGSKVVFDFDDPMGGSTCVACGECVQACPTGALMPAAYLDANQTRTVYPDREVKSLCPYCGVGCQVSYKVKDERIVYAEGVNGPANQNRLCVKGRFGFDYVHHPHRLTVPLIRLENVPKDANDQVDPANPWTHFREATWDEALDRAAGGLKAIRDTNGRKALAGFGSAKGSNEEAYLFQKLVRLGFGTNNVDHCTRLCHASSVAALMEGLNSGAVTAPFSAALDAEVIVVIGANPTVNHPVAATFLKNAVKQRGAKLIIMDPRRQTLSRHAYRHLAFRPGSDVAMLNAMLNVIVTEGLYDEQYIAGYTENFEALREKIVDFTPEKMASVCGIDAETLREVARLYARAKSSLIFWGMGVSQHVHGTDNSRCLIALALITGQIGRPGTGLHPLRGQNNVQGASDAGLIPMVYPDYQSVEKDAVRELFEEFWGQSLDPQKGLTVVEIMRAIHAGEIKGMFVEGENPAMSDPDLNHARHALAMLDHLVVQDLFLTETAFHADVVLPASAFAEKAGTFTNTDRRVQIAQPVVAPPGDARQDWWIIQELARRLDLDWNYGGPADIFAEMAQVMPSLNNITWERLEREGAVTYPVDAPDQPGNEIIFYAGFPTESGRAKIVPAAIVPPDEVPDDEFPMVLSTGRVLEHWHTGSMTRRAGVLDALEPEAVAFMAPKELYRLGLRPGGSMRLETRRGAVVLKVRSDRDVPIGMIFMPFCYAEAAANLLTNPALDPLGKIPEFKFCAARVVPAEAAPMAAE
- the fdh1B gene encoding tungsten-containing formate dehydrogenase, beta subunit (Evidence 2a : Function from experimental evidences in other organisms; Product type e : enzyme) encodes the protein MSEASGTVRSFAHPGRGRNVARAVPKGRQVDPHAKVEIEELLGTRSRQRDLLIEHLHLIQDTYGQISADHLAALADEMSLAFAEVFETATFYAHFDVVKEGEADIPRLTIRVCDSITCAMFGADELLETLQRELASDAVRVVRAPCVGLCDHAPAVEVGHNFLHRADLASVRAAVEAEDTHAHIPTYVDYDAYRAGGGYATLERLRSGELSVDDVLKVLDDGGLRGLGGAGFPTGRKWRSVRGEPGPRLMAVNGDEGEPGTFKDQLYLNTDPHRFLEGMLIGAHVVEAAEVYIYLRDEYPISREILAREIAKLPEGGTRIHLRRGAGAYICGEESSLIESLEGKRGLPRHKPPFPFQVGLFNRPTLINNIETLFWVRDLIERGAEWWKSHGRNGRVGLRSYSVSGRVKEPGVKLAPAGLTIQELIDEYCGGISDGHSFAAYLPGGASGGILPASMNDIPLDFGTLEKYGCFIGSAAVVILSDQDDVRGAALNLMKFFEDESCGQCTPCRSGTQKARMLMENGVWDTDLLGELAQCMRDASICGLGQAASNPVSTVIKYFPDLFPEPRAVAAE